The genomic region CGCGGCATCACGGAGGCGCCAGGCAAATATGGAAAGCCGCAGCCAGTCTGGCTGCTATTCGTTGTGGGCCTTGTCCTCTTGTGGATAGCAAGAAAGGTCAGACAGCCGAATACTCGCCCGCGTAAGCCGGCAGCTGACCTCAGTCCGACACCCGGCGGAAAGAGGCCCAAGGCAAAAAAGAAATTAGGCTGACTGCATTTTACCTTACTACTCATCCCCAACCTATCTGTACCCATGCGCAACACCTTATTGCTGGCGGCCGCACTGCTGCCGCTGGCTGCCACCGCTCAGAAAACCACTAAAGTGGTAGTCAAACAGTCTAATCCTTGGAGCCAGGAAACCTACTACGTGCTGCAGGACAACAAAAATGTGAAGCACGGACCCTACCTGCAGCAAAGCAACAGCTTGCGCGCCCAGCCTATTCAGCAGGGCTTCTACAAGCAGGGCCAGCGCGACAGCACCTGGATTGAATACGGCTGGAACGGCCAGCGGCAGGGCACCGGCGCCTACCGCAACGACCAGAAAACGGGCACCTGGAGCTACTACGCCGCCGGCGACACCCTGGAACAGCGCTACAACCACTCCACCCGGACCCTGGAATTTACCCGCATCCGGCCCGCCGACCAGCAGAAGCAATACACCGTTGTGGAGGGCGCTGGCTCCCGGCAGGTTTCCCTGGACCGGCCGCCACTCTACATCGGTGGGCAGCAGGCCATGAACCAGGCCGTTGGCACCTCCGTGCGCTATCCGGCGCTGGCCCTGCGCAACCGCGCCGGCGGCGACGTGGTGATTGAGTTTCTGGTAGATGAGCAGGGCCGCGCCAGCGGACACCGCGTGAAATCCGGCGTTGGCTACGGCTGCGACGAGGAAGCGCTACGCGCCGTGCAGCAGCTGCCAGCTGGCTGGTTGCCCGGCGTGCTGGCCGGCCAGCCGATAGCCGCCTTAATGGAAGTCCCCGTCAAGTTCCGGATTCGGTAACCTAGCCCAGCCCCACCTACATAAACCGGCCGCCGCCTCTGCCCTGAAAAGCAGAAACGGCGGCCGGTTTGCGTTCGGCAGCTAGCCCGATGAAGGTGTTACTTCACCGTGAAGGCCGCCTGCGTGTTGTCCCACATCAGGGTTACCACGCCGGCTTTGTCGGCCGAGATGGTGAACTGCTCCACGGGAGCGGCGGTTTTGGTGGGCTTGGCCTGCACGCGCAGCGCGTCGTCGGCCTGCTTGTACTCGTAGGCGCCCCACTGCTTGGCGGTTTTGTTGAAGATGATGGTCCACTCCTTCTCGCCGGGGATGGTGAACAGGGCGTAGGTACCGGCGGCCAGGGCCTGGCCGTTGATTTTCACGGCTTTGGTGGTCGTGAAGGTGGTAGCCTCATTGGCACCGGTGCGCCACACTTTGCCGTAGGGCTCCAGGCCCCCGAAGGCTTTGCGGCCTTTCAGCGAAGGGCGGCTGTAGTCGATGGTGAAGCCGGGGCCAGTGACGGTGGCCGGCGGGCTGGGGCGCTTGCTCTTGTCTTCGGGCTTTTTGGCTTGCGCCATGGCCTGGCCGGCCAGCAGCAGGCCGCAGAACACGAACAGCAGGGTGAGAATCTTTTTCATGAGAAACGGGAAAAGGTGAGTGTGGAAGAAAAGTAACAAACCGAGCCGCAACGTTGCGCGGCACCTCAGAACCGGCCCTACCCGAAAAGGTTAGCCGGCCGCCGTATCCATGCGTGAGGTGTCGCGGGTGTCGGGCATGCGCAGGTACACCACCAGCGAAATGGCGGCGCAGGCCGTCACGTACCAGTAAAACCAGCTTTCCACGCCCTGGCTTTTGGCCAGCAGTGCCACGTACTCGGCTGTACCGCCGAAAATGGCCACCGTGAGAGCATACGGCAGCCCCACGCCCAGCGCCCAGCGCCCGGATTTCCGTTGGGAACAGCTCGGCCTTCACCACGGCGTTGATGGACGTGTAGCCGCTCACGATAGTCAGGGCCAGCACCAGTAGCCCGAACGCCACGCCGGGGCTGGGAGCCGCGCCTAGCCACGTCATCAGCGGCACGGTGCCCAGCGTGGCGCCCACCCCAAAAAACAGCAGCACCGGCCGCCGCCCCACCCTGTCCGACAACGCTCCGAGCAGCGGCTGCAGCAGCATAGCCACGCCCAGCGCCCCAAACGATACCAGCGTGGCCTGGCCCTTGGTGAAGCCGGTGGTGTTCACCAGAAACTTCTGGGTGTAGGTGGTGAAGGTGTAGAACACCACGGTGCCGCCCAGCGTGAGGCCCACCACCGTCAGCACCTCGCGCGGGTAGCGCAGCAGCAGCCGGAGCTTGCCGGGCTGCGGCACGGCAGCGGCGTTGTCGGCGGCGGTTTGGTGGGTGAAGGCGTCGGTTTCTTCCATGGTGCGCCGCAGATACAGCGCCACCACGGCCGCGGCGGCCCCAATCCCGAACGGCACGCGCCAGCCCCAGGCCTGCAGTTCGGCGGCGCTCAGCACCTGCTGCAAACCCAGCTGCACCAGCAGCGCCAGCAGTTGCCCCGCAATCAGGGTCACGTATTGAAAGCTGGAAAAGAAGCCCCGGTTGCGCTGGTCGGCCATTTCGCTCAGGTAAGTGGCCGAGGTGCCGTACTCGCCGCCCACGCTCAAACCCTGCAGCAGCCGCGCCAGCACCAGCAGCACCGGCGCCGCCACCCCAATCTGGGCGTAGGTGGGCGTGAGGGCAATCAGCAGCGAGCCACCGCACATGAGCAGCACCGAGGCCATAAGGGCCGCCTTGCGCCCGGCGCGGTCGGCGTACAGCCCCAGCAGCCAGCCGCCCAGCGGCCGCATCAGAAAGCCCACCGCAAAAATGGCGGCCGTGTTGAGCAGCTGCGCCGTCTGGCTGCCCTGCGGGAAAAACGAGGGCGCGAAGTACAGGGCAAACGCCGAGTACACGTACCAGTCGTACCACTCGACGAGGTTGCCGACGGAGCCGCTGAAGATGGAGCGGATGCGGGAAGCCATGCTGCGGCCGCCCGGCACGGGATAAGTTTGCATGCCGCAAAGTAGCACGTGGCCGCGTGTAGCACGGGCTTCAGCCCGTAGCTCTGCGGCGGCGGCGGTATGGCAAGCAGCCCGGCCGGCGCGGCCGCGCCCACGCTACATTCCGCCCCTTCCCCTACCTTCGCCCCGCTGTTCTCTGGTCGATTTCCAGTCAGACGGCGGAAGGTTCCGGGGTAATACCTGGATTAATAGGGAACCGGGTGCGAATCCCGGACAGACGCGCTACTGTAAGTCCCGCGCAGTTTTCACCACATCAGGTTCATTGGCCGGCTTCGGGCGGGCTGAGAAGGACGGTGAAAATGGGACAAGTCAGGAGACCTGCCTTCCGCTGCATTGATGAGGCTGCCTTCGCGAAAAAGGATCTTATCGGGTGTTTGTGCGCTGCCATCGGGCGGGCGGCTGCGGCTGGCCGGTGCCGGGGCGGCGCGTGGGTGGCCGGTAGCATACCGTAGCGCAGGGCGGGTTTCTCGGAATCGGACAGGCAGGCTTCGTTTCCTTCCTTCTTCCCCCTTTTTCTGCCATCATGGACCTTGCCGCCAAAATTGCCGCCGCCGAAACGCGCATCTTCAAAGCCGTGTTTCCCAACACCACCAACCACTATGACACCCTGTTCGGGGGCACCACGCTGCACATGATGGACGAGGTAGCCTTCATCACGGCCACCCGCTTTTCGCGCCTCAAAATGGTCACCGTCTCGTCCGACAAGGTCGATTTCACCCATCCCATTCCCGGCGGCACGCTCGTGGAGCTGATTGGCAACGTTGAACACGTGGGCAACACCAGCCTGAAGGTGCGGGTGGAGCTGTTTGTGGAGCAGATGTACTCCGAGGAGCGCGTGAAGGCTGTTTCGGGCCTGTTTACGTTCGTGGCCATCGACCACGAGAAGCGGCCGGTGCGCATCCTGCCCGCCGCCGTGTAATATTTTGGCAATCGTTGCCAGCAGCTTGCAAATGTCCCCGCAATACATAACCCCGGCCGCAAAATACCGTTTCCCCTATTTTGCTATTTTCTTCGTCTGAACTTTTTGGCATTTGCCAGGGGTTTAGGCGACTACCCACAACCCGACTTCTTCTCTTGGCAATGGATCAGCAGCAGAATGATAACATCACCGCCCGATTGGAACAATCATTTAAAGATGCCGACCAGGCCCGTGAGGACCTCACCGAGTCGATGTCGAACTCGATAGCCGCCAACTCTGACCTGCTGCACCACGGTTTGGTAAGCGCCAAAGGGCTGGAAACCACCACCGAAATGTACCGGCATATGCTGGGGCAGCTGTTGCGCCATAGCTCCGGCGAAGTGCGGGCCCAGACGCTGCTGGCCTTCAACCAGTCCATGGAGAAGTTCTGGCCCCGCAAACCACTGCAGAACGACTCCCAGGGCCGACCGGACAACGCCTGATCCTGCCCTGGCCGTCGTTGCGTCCGCCCCTTCGGTAGCTACCGGAGGGGCGGCCGTGTTTTAGGGGCTACTGAAGGGCATGCCCGCGCGGCTGCGTACCTTTGCAGCCCTTATTATAGGCTTTCGCTTAAAGGATAAAAGGATAACCACCTTTCCCCTGTTTCATGTCTGCTCCCTTCCGTGAGATTGAAGTGCTGCTGCCGCCGGCCGTAGCCTACGACGAATTTGCCCGCTACGAGGCCCTGCTGCACGCCGCCGGCCTGCAGCCCGGCCAGGCCGATTTTGTGCACCTGCGTAAGCGCTCCATTGATGCGCGCGGCCGCAGCCCCCAGGTACGCCTGCGCGCCGACATCTACCAGATGCCGCCACCCGCCAGCCTGTTCGGCCCCTGGTTCCGCTACCCCGATGTGCGGCAGGCCCGGCGCACGGTGCTGATTGTGGGCGCCGGGCCGGCCGGCCTGTTTGCGGCGCTGCGAGCCATTGAGCTGGGCCTTAAGCCCATTGTATTGGAGCGTGGCAAAGACGTGCGCACCCGCCGCCGCGACCTGGCCGCCCTCAACAAGGAGCACCTCGTCAACCCCGATTCCAACTACTGCTTTGGGGAAGGCGGCGCCGGTACCTACTCCGACGGCAAGCTCTACACCCGCGCCACCAAGCGCGGCGACGTGGGCCGCGTGCTGCGCTGCCTGGTGCAGCACGGCGCCACCCCCGATATTCTGGTGGATGCCCACCCCCACATCGGTACCAACAAGCTGCCCTCGGTGGTGGCCGCCCTGCGCGACAGTATCCGGGAGGCCGGCGGCGAGGTTCGATTTGATACGCGGGTAGATGATCTGGTACTGGAAAACCACCACCTGCGCGGCGTGGTGACGGCCACCGGCGAAACCATCGAGGCCGACGCCGTGATTCTGGCCACCGGCCACTCGGCCCGCGACATCTACGAGCTGCTGCACCGGCGCGGCGTACTTATCGAGGCCAAGCCCTTTGCGCTGGGCGTGCGCGTCGAGCACGAGCAGGAGCTGATTGATAAGGCCCAGTACCGCCTCAACGACCGGGGCGAGCTGCCGGCTGCCTCCTACTCCCTGGTGCACCAGACGCAGTGGCAGGGCAAGCAGCGGGGCGTGTTTTCGTTCTGCATGTGCCCGGGCGGCTTTATTGTGCCGGCCGCCACGGCGCCCGGCGAGGTGGTGGTGAACGGCATGAGCCCCAGCCGCCGCGACTCGCGCTTCGCCAATTCCGGCATTGTGGCGGCCGTGGAGCTGGAAGATATGGATGTGCGCCAGTACGGGCCCCTGGCCGGCCTGCGTTTGCAGCAGGAGATTGAGCAGCGCGCCTGCCAGGTGGCCGGCAACACCCAGCGCGCCCCTGCCCAGCGCCTCGGCGACTTCCTGAAGGGCAAAATTTCCGCGGAGCTGCTTGAAACCAGCTACCAGCCCGGCCTGGTGCCCGTGGCCATGGACGACGTGCTGGGCGCGGGCCTGGCGGAGCGGCTGCGGCAGGGCTTCCAGGATTTCGGACGCAAGATTCCGGGCTACGCCACC from Hymenobacter canadensis harbors:
- a CDS encoding energy transducer TonB, producing the protein MRNTLLLAAALLPLAATAQKTTKVVVKQSNPWSQETYYVLQDNKNVKHGPYLQQSNSLRAQPIQQGFYKQGQRDSTWIEYGWNGQRQGTGAYRNDQKTGTWSYYAAGDTLEQRYNHSTRTLEFTRIRPADQQKQYTVVEGAGSRQVSLDRPPLYIGGQQAMNQAVGTSVRYPALALRNRAGGDVVIEFLVDEQGRASGHRVKSGVGYGCDEEALRAVQQLPAGWLPGVLAGQPIAALMEVPVKFRIR
- a CDS encoding DUF2911 domain-containing protein, giving the protein MDYSRPSLKGRKAFGGLEPYGKVWRTGANEATTFTTTKAVKINGQALAAGTYALFTIPGEKEWTIIFNKTAKQWGAYEYKQADDALRVQAKPTKTAAPVEQFTISADKAGVVTLMWDNTQAAFTVK
- a CDS encoding MFS transporter, whose amino-acid sequence is MQTYPVPGGRSMASRIRSIFSGSVGNLVEWYDWYVYSAFALYFAPSFFPQGSQTAQLLNTAAIFAVGFLMRPLGGWLLGLYADRAGRKAALMASVLLMCGGSLLIALTPTYAQIGVAAPVLLVLARLLQGLSVGGEYGTSATYLSEMADQRNRGFFSSFQYVTLIAGQLLALLVQLGLQQVLSAAELQAWGWRVPFGIGAAAAVVALYLRRTMEETDAFTHQTAADNAAAVPQPGKLRLLLRYPREVLTVVGLTLGGTVVFYTFTTYTQKFLVNTTGFTKGQATLVSFGALGVAMLLQPLLGALSDRVGRRPVLLFFGVGATLGTVPLMTWLGAAPSPGVAFGLLVLALTIVSGYTSINAVVKAELFPTEIRALGAGRGAAVCSHGGHFRRYSRVRGTAGQKPGRGKLVLLVRDGLRRHFAGGVPAHARHPRHLTHGYGGRLTFSGRAGSEVPRNVAARFVTFLPHSPFPVSHEKDSHPAVRVLRPAAGRPGHGASQKARRQEQAPQPAGHRHWPRLHHRLQPPFAERPQSLRGPGALRQSVAHRCQ
- a CDS encoding acyl-CoA thioesterase, which codes for MDLAAKIAAAETRIFKAVFPNTTNHYDTLFGGTTLHMMDEVAFITATRFSRLKMVTVSSDKVDFTHPIPGGTLVELIGNVEHVGNTSLKVRVELFVEQMYSEERVKAVSGLFTFVAIDHEKRPVRILPAAV
- a CDS encoding NAD(P)/FAD-dependent oxidoreductase, with protein sequence MSAPFREIEVLLPPAVAYDEFARYEALLHAAGLQPGQADFVHLRKRSIDARGRSPQVRLRADIYQMPPPASLFGPWFRYPDVRQARRTVLIVGAGPAGLFAALRAIELGLKPIVLERGKDVRTRRRDLAALNKEHLVNPDSNYCFGEGGAGTYSDGKLYTRATKRGDVGRVLRCLVQHGATPDILVDAHPHIGTNKLPSVVAALRDSIREAGGEVRFDTRVDDLVLENHHLRGVVTATGETIEADAVILATGHSARDIYELLHRRGVLIEAKPFALGVRVEHEQELIDKAQYRLNDRGELPAASYSLVHQTQWQGKQRGVFSFCMCPGGFIVPAATAPGEVVVNGMSPSRRDSRFANSGIVAAVELEDMDVRQYGPLAGLRLQQEIEQRACQVAGNTQRAPAQRLGDFLKGKISAELLETSYQPGLVPVAMDDVLGAGLAERLRQGFQDFGRKIPGYATNAAQIVGVESRTSSPVRIPRDRDTLEHPEVRGLFPCGEGAGYAGGIVSAAMDGERCAEAALASLAVS